One genomic region from Opisthocomus hoazin isolate bOpiHoa1 chromosome Z, bOpiHoa1.hap1, whole genome shotgun sequence encodes:
- the ATG12 gene encoding ubiquitin-like protein ATG12, which produces MAEAEEKPLASPQSEGRGEGGEEAPEGAAEGGGAAGAVDPAPPPAGSPGTEEPAGDAKKKIDVLLKAVGDTPIMKTKKWAVERTRTIQGLVDFIKKFLKLMASEQLFIYVNQSFAPSPDQEVGTLYECFGSDGKLVLHYCKTQAWG; this is translated from the exons ATGGCGGAAGCGGAGGAGAAGCCGCTTGCCTCGCCTCAGAGCGAGGGCCGAGGCGAGGGCGGGGAGGAGGCCCCGGAGGGCGCCGCGGAGGGCGGAGGCGCGGCGGGGGCTGTCGACCCAGCTCCGCCTCCGGCCGGGTCGCCGGGCACCGAGGAGCCCGCCGGCGACGCGAAGAAGAAAA TTGACGTGCTGCTGAAGGCCGTGGGCGACACCCCCATCATGAAGACCAAGAAGTGGGCGGTGGAGCGGACCCGAACCATCCAGGGCCTCGTTGACTTCATCAAGAAGTTCCTCAAGCTGATGGCCTCCGAGCAGCTG ttcATATATGTAAACCAGTCTTTTGCTCCATCTCCAGACCAGGAAGTTGGGACCCTGTATGAG TGTTTTGGAAGTGATGGCAAGCTTGTACTACATTATTGCAAAACGCAGGCATGGGGATGA